A genomic region of Salvelinus namaycush isolate Seneca chromosome 7, SaNama_1.0, whole genome shotgun sequence contains the following coding sequences:
- the LOC120050321 gene encoding pyruvate dehydrogenase E1 component subunit alpha, mitochondrial-like isoform X1: MVVSTRFFTDFTPQASFDIKKCELHRLEAGPSETAVLTREQGLQYYRTMQTMRRMELKADQLYKQKIIRGFCHLYDGQEACAMGIEAGINPTDHLITAYRAHGYTFTRGVSVREIMAELTGRRGGVAKGKGGSMHMYAKHFYGGNGIVGAQVPLGAGVALACQYQGNNQVCVALYGDGAANQGQIFESFNMAALWKLPCIFICENNKFGMGTSVERSSASTEYFKRGDYIPGIKVDGMDVLCVREAIKFAADYCRAGKGPIVMELETYRYHGHSMSDPGVSYRSREEIQEVRSKSDPITMLKERMLSNNMASVEEIKEIDVEIRKVIEDAAQFAISDPEPPLDELCNHIFANDLPMEVRGTNPWVKLKSVS, translated from the exons ATGGTGGTGTCCACACGCTTCTTCACTGACTTCACCCCACAGGCCAGCTTTGACATCAAG AAGTGTGAGCTGCACCGTCTGGAGGCGGGCCCCTCTGAGACAGCGGTGTTGACCAGAGAACAGGGCCTCCAGTACTACAGGACCATGCAGACCATGAGACGCATGGAGCTGAAGGCTGACCAGCTGTACAAGCAGAAGATCATCAGAGGCTTCTGCCACCTCTACGACGGACag GAGGCGTGTGCGATGGGCATCGAGGCGGGCATCAACCCAACAGACCACCTGATCACAGCGTACCGCGCCCACGGCTACACCTTCACACGGGGTGTGTCCGTTAGAGAGATCATGGCTGAACTCACAG GTCGAAGAGGAGGTGTGGCCAAGGGTAAAGGTGGTTCTATGCACATGTACGCTAAACACTTCTATGGAGGGAATGGAATCGTGGGGGCTCAG gttCCATTGGGTGCTGGTGTGGCCCTAGCCTGTCAGTACCAGGGCAACAACCAGGTGTGCGTGGCGCTGTACGGAGACGGAGCAGCCAACCAG GGCCAGATCTTTGAGTCTTTCAACATGGCGGCTCTGTGGAAGCTGCCGTGTATCTTCATCTGTGAGAACAACAAGTTTGGCATGGGGACGTCTGTAGAGAGATCCTCCGCTAGCACTGAGTACTTCAAGAGAGGAGACTATATACCTGGAATCaag GTGGATGGCATGGACGTGCTGTGTGTGAGGGAGGCCATCAAGTTTGCTGCAGACTACTGCAGAGCCGGGAAG GGTCCTATTGTGATGGAGCTGGAGACCTACCGTTACCATGGACACAGTATGAGCGACCCCGGCGTTAG CTACCGTTCACGTGAGGAGATCCAGGAAGTGCGCAGTAAGAGTGACCCCATCACCATGCTGAAGGAACGCATGCTGTCCAACAACATGGCTTCTGTGGAGGAGatcaag GAGATAGATGTAGAGATCAGGAAGGTGATCGAGGACGCGGCCCAGTTTGCCATCTCTGACCCTGAGCCACCATTGGACGAGCTCTGTAACCACATCTTTGCCAACGATTTGCCCATGGAGGTCCGCGGGACCAACCCCTGGGTCAAACTGAAGTCTGTcagctag
- the LOC120050321 gene encoding pyruvate dehydrogenase E1 component subunit alpha, mitochondrial-like isoform X2, translating to MQTMRRMELKADQLYKQKIIRGFCHLYDGQEACAMGIEAGINPTDHLITAYRAHGYTFTRGVSVREIMAELTGRRGGVAKGKGGSMHMYAKHFYGGNGIVGAQGQIFESFNMAALWKLPCIFICENNKFGMGTSVERSSASTEYFKRGDYIPGIKVDGMDVLCVREAIKFAADYCRAGKGPIVMELETYRYHGHSMSDPGVSYRSREEIQEVRSKSDPITMLKERMLSNNMASVEEIKEIDVEIRKVIEDAAQFAISDPEPPLDELCNHIFANDLPMEVRGTNPWVKLKSVS from the exons ATGCAGACCATGAGACGCATGGAGCTGAAGGCTGACCAGCTGTACAAGCAGAAGATCATCAGAGGCTTCTGCCACCTCTACGACGGACag GAGGCGTGTGCGATGGGCATCGAGGCGGGCATCAACCCAACAGACCACCTGATCACAGCGTACCGCGCCCACGGCTACACCTTCACACGGGGTGTGTCCGTTAGAGAGATCATGGCTGAACTCACAG GTCGAAGAGGAGGTGTGGCCAAGGGTAAAGGTGGTTCTATGCACATGTACGCTAAACACTTCTATGGAGGGAATGGAATCGTGGGGGCTCAG GGCCAGATCTTTGAGTCTTTCAACATGGCGGCTCTGTGGAAGCTGCCGTGTATCTTCATCTGTGAGAACAACAAGTTTGGCATGGGGACGTCTGTAGAGAGATCCTCCGCTAGCACTGAGTACTTCAAGAGAGGAGACTATATACCTGGAATCaag GTGGATGGCATGGACGTGCTGTGTGTGAGGGAGGCCATCAAGTTTGCTGCAGACTACTGCAGAGCCGGGAAG GGTCCTATTGTGATGGAGCTGGAGACCTACCGTTACCATGGACACAGTATGAGCGACCCCGGCGTTAG CTACCGTTCACGTGAGGAGATCCAGGAAGTGCGCAGTAAGAGTGACCCCATCACCATGCTGAAGGAACGCATGCTGTCCAACAACATGGCTTCTGTGGAGGAGatcaag GAGATAGATGTAGAGATCAGGAAGGTGATCGAGGACGCGGCCCAGTTTGCCATCTCTGACCCTGAGCCACCATTGGACGAGCTCTGTAACCACATCTTTGCCAACGATTTGCCCATGGAGGTCCGCGGGACCAACCCCTGGGTCAAACTGAAGTCTGTcagctag